One genomic region from Solwaraspora sp. WMMD792 encodes:
- the ptsP gene encoding phosphoenolpyruvate--protein phosphotransferase has translation MAELHTGLGVSTGLAAGPVHRVAEAPRLPAPVPVDDSAAEADRAVAALVAVATELGRRAGTATDPTAAEILRAQVMMAEDPVLHEAARARVAAGADAPHAIDAALAEHRAAFAAAGGYLAERVADLDDLRDRAVAVCLGEPMPGVPDLGVPFILSARDLAPADTAGLDPARVLALVTAAGGPTSHTTIVARALGLPAVVRCPGILDVPDGTLVTVDGTTGDVTAGVDDDTVAETRRREQQRRAELAATSGPGRTADGHPVTLLANVGSAADLVDDVEGVGLFRTELLYLDRAEPPGHDEQVTAYAKVFTAAGDRKVVLRTLDAGADKPLPFLHAGEEPNPALGVRGLRTARRRPEVLRTQLDAIAQAAGATGTEVWVMAPMVTTPAEAAEFAELARAVGLPTVGVMVEVPAAALRAEALLRHVDFLSIGTNDLSQYAFAADRLCGDLADLLDPWQPVLLELIAACARAGAAAGKPVGVCGEAAADPALAVVLTGLGVSSLSMSARSVPAVRAALAAHTLEDCQRLARAALAAPDAAAARAAASVGPAAG, from the coding sequence GTGGCTGAGCTGCACACCGGGCTCGGCGTCAGCACCGGGCTGGCCGCCGGCCCGGTGCACCGGGTGGCCGAGGCGCCCCGGCTGCCCGCGCCGGTGCCGGTCGACGACTCGGCCGCCGAGGCGGACCGGGCGGTCGCCGCCCTGGTGGCGGTCGCCACCGAGCTGGGCCGGCGGGCCGGCACCGCGACCGACCCGACGGCGGCGGAGATCCTGCGGGCGCAGGTGATGATGGCCGAGGACCCGGTGCTGCACGAGGCGGCACGGGCCCGCGTGGCCGCCGGTGCCGACGCGCCGCACGCCATCGACGCCGCGCTCGCCGAGCACCGGGCGGCGTTCGCGGCCGCCGGCGGGTACCTCGCCGAACGGGTCGCCGACCTGGACGACCTGCGCGACCGTGCGGTCGCGGTCTGCCTGGGCGAACCGATGCCCGGCGTGCCCGACCTGGGCGTGCCGTTCATCCTCAGCGCCCGGGACCTGGCCCCGGCCGACACCGCCGGGCTCGACCCGGCCCGGGTGCTCGCCCTGGTCACCGCAGCCGGCGGGCCGACCAGCCACACCACCATCGTGGCCCGGGCGCTCGGGTTGCCGGCGGTCGTACGGTGCCCAGGCATTCTCGACGTACCGGACGGCACCCTGGTCACAGTGGACGGCACCACCGGCGACGTCACCGCCGGTGTCGACGACGACACCGTCGCCGAGACCCGCCGGCGGGAACAGCAACGCCGGGCGGAACTGGCGGCGACCAGCGGCCCGGGACGCACCGCCGACGGACATCCGGTGACCCTGCTGGCCAACGTCGGCTCCGCCGCCGACCTCGTCGACGACGTGGAAGGCGTCGGCCTGTTCCGCACCGAACTGCTCTACCTGGACCGCGCCGAGCCGCCCGGTCACGACGAGCAGGTCACCGCGTACGCGAAGGTGTTCACCGCCGCCGGTGACCGCAAGGTGGTGCTGCGGACCCTGGACGCCGGCGCGGACAAACCGTTGCCGTTCCTGCACGCCGGCGAAGAGCCGAACCCGGCGCTCGGCGTACGCGGGCTGCGGACCGCCCGGCGCCGCCCCGAGGTACTGCGCACCCAGCTCGACGCGATCGCACAGGCCGCTGGGGCCACCGGCACCGAGGTGTGGGTGATGGCACCGATGGTGACCACGCCGGCGGAGGCGGCCGAGTTCGCCGAGCTGGCCCGCGCGGTCGGGCTACCCACAGTGGGCGTGATGGTGGAGGTCCCGGCGGCCGCGCTGCGGGCCGAGGCGCTGCTGCGGCACGTCGACTTCCTCAGTATCGGGACCAACGATCTGAGCCAGTACGCGTTCGCCGCCGACCGCCTCTGCGGCGACCTGGCCGACCTGCTCGACCCGTGGCAGCCGGTCCTGCTGGAGCTGATCGCCGCCTGCGCGCGGGCCGGTGCGGCCGCCGGCAAACCGGTCGGGGTCTGCGGTGAGGCGGCCGCCGACCCGGCCCTGGCCGTAGTGCTGACCGGGCTCGGGGTGTCCAGCCTGTCGATGTCGGCCCGGTCGGTGCCGGCGGTGCGGGCCGCGCTCGCCGCGCACACCCTGGAGGACTGTCAGCGGCTGGCCCGGGCCGCGCTGGCCGCGCCGGACGCGGCGGCCGCCCGCGCGGCGGCCTCGGTCGGCCCGGCCGCCGGCTGA
- a CDS encoding metalloregulator ArsR/SmtB family transcription factor, whose amino-acid sequence MPVPLYQKKAEFFRMLGHPVRIRVLELLGERPRQVRELLAEIDVEASNLSQQLAVLRRAGIVVSSRDGSAVTYALAGPDVADLMRAARRILTEMLVDQTELLAELRDASAHAPSRRG is encoded by the coding sequence ATGCCAGTACCGCTGTACCAGAAGAAGGCCGAGTTCTTCCGGATGCTCGGCCACCCGGTGCGGATCCGGGTGCTCGAACTACTCGGCGAGCGCCCCCGCCAGGTCCGCGAACTGCTCGCCGAGATCGACGTCGAGGCGTCGAACCTGTCCCAACAGCTCGCGGTGCTGCGCCGGGCCGGGATCGTGGTCTCCAGCCGGGACGGCTCCGCCGTCACCTACGCCCTGGCCGGGCCGGACGTCGCGGACCTGATGCGGGCGGCCCGGCGAATCCTCACCGAGATGCTGGTCGACCAGACCGAGTTGCTGGCCGAACTGCGGGACGCGTCGGCCCACGCCCCGTCGAGGCGCGGATGA
- a CDS encoding sugar ABC transporter substrate-binding protein codes for MRNRIATAALAASLLGVAACGGGDTDSSDGPVSLRMTIWSANEAHLALFDEIADAYLADHPDVAEISFDPLPFESYTTTLTTQIAGGNPPDLAWIFESSAPDFVTSGALAPLDEVVTDADDLVDSATALWRDGDTLYAYPFSTSPFGVFVNRDLIAEAGRPDPAAQLAAGEWTWANAIDTAAAVNSATDRAGLVIRDFDYQGWDNLSTLWTGWGAEAWSDDGRECGFTDPAMVDAMTFLHEAIFTAGALPGPGTSADFFAGEAALTVTQISRASLLEDDGFDWDLLPLPAGPAGEYAVIGQAGVAALQRGPHPEVAADFLGFLTNPENSAKLAQFFPPPRQSLLTADTLAQTNPLLTPQQLQQVVIDGIADGVVKPSHTDSAEINQAVRSALDPLWQADADVAGVLAGVCTAIEPLLAG; via the coding sequence ATGAGGAACCGGATAGCGACCGCGGCCCTGGCGGCCAGCCTGCTCGGCGTCGCCGCCTGCGGTGGCGGTGACACCGACAGCTCCGACGGGCCGGTGTCGCTGCGGATGACGATCTGGTCGGCCAACGAGGCGCACCTCGCCCTCTTCGACGAGATCGCCGACGCCTACCTGGCCGACCATCCCGACGTCGCCGAGATCAGTTTCGACCCGCTGCCGTTCGAGAGCTACACCACCACGCTGACCACGCAGATCGCCGGCGGGAACCCGCCGGACCTGGCCTGGATCTTCGAGAGCTCGGCACCGGACTTCGTTACCTCCGGCGCGCTCGCCCCGCTCGACGAGGTGGTGACCGACGCCGACGACCTGGTCGACTCGGCTACCGCGCTGTGGCGCGACGGGGACACCCTTTATGCGTACCCGTTCTCGACGTCGCCGTTCGGCGTGTTCGTCAACCGCGACCTGATCGCCGAGGCCGGCCGGCCCGACCCGGCCGCGCAGCTCGCGGCGGGGGAATGGACCTGGGCCAACGCGATCGACACCGCCGCCGCGGTCAACTCGGCCACCGACCGCGCCGGCCTGGTCATCCGGGACTTCGACTACCAGGGCTGGGACAACCTGTCGACGCTGTGGACCGGCTGGGGCGCCGAGGCCTGGAGTGACGACGGGCGCGAGTGCGGCTTCACCGACCCGGCGATGGTCGACGCGATGACCTTCCTGCACGAGGCGATCTTCACCGCCGGCGCGCTGCCCGGTCCGGGTACCAGCGCGGACTTCTTCGCTGGCGAGGCCGCGCTGACCGTCACCCAGATCTCCCGCGCCTCGCTGCTGGAGGACGACGGATTCGACTGGGATCTGCTGCCGTTGCCCGCCGGCCCGGCCGGCGAGTACGCGGTGATCGGCCAGGCCGGGGTCGCGGCGCTGCAGCGCGGTCCCCACCCTGAGGTCGCCGCCGACTTCCTGGGCTTCCTGACCAACCCGGAGAACTCGGCCAAGTTGGCGCAGTTCTTCCCGCCGCCCCGGCAGTCGCTGCTGACCGCCGACACCCTGGCGCAGACCAACCCGCTGCTCACCCCGCAGCAGCTGCAGCAGGTCGTCATCGACGGCATCGCGGACGGCGTGGTCAAGCCCAGCCACACCGACAGCGCCGAGATCAACCAGGCGGTCCGCTCCGCGCTCGACCCGCTGTGGCAGGCCGACGCGGACGTGGCCGGCGTCCTCGCCGGGGTCTGCACGGCGATCGAACCATTGCTGGCCGGGTGA
- the yidD gene encoding membrane protein insertion efficiency factor YidD: MDRAGETAIRGYRRWLSPYWPGRCRFTPTCSAYGLAAVRTHGLGIGGRLAAARLRRCRPDVPYGTVDPVPHGTR; this comes from the coding sequence CTGGACCGGGCGGGGGAGACGGCCATCCGCGGCTACCGGCGCTGGCTGTCGCCGTACTGGCCGGGCCGTTGCCGGTTCACGCCCACCTGCAGTGCGTACGGCCTGGCTGCGGTGCGCACCCACGGCCTCGGTATCGGCGGCCGGCTGGCCGCCGCCCGGCTGCGCCGCTGCCGCCCCGACGTGCCGTACGGCACCGTCGATCCGGTGCCGCACGGCACCCGGTGA
- a CDS encoding SulP family inorganic anion transporter: protein MSAVAGARRLLPQAADWRAVRRQPGRDLLAGLTVAVVALPLALGFGVASGLGAAAGLITAVVAGALAAVFGGSNLQVSGPTGAMTVVLVPIVAQFGPGGVLTVGLLAGLILIVLALARAGQAVRYLPAPVIEGFTAGIAGVILLQQIPAALGVDVHGERVLTLAGQAVAAFVRQPQWPSLLIALTVAAAMLAGARWRPTVPFSLLAVAVVTLATVLSRLPVATIGALPATLPAPSLAFLDPAAVPALASAAIAVAALAALESLLSATVADGMSVGQRHDPDRELFGQGVANLVTPLFGGVPATAAIARTAVNVRAGAGSRLAALSHALILALILLVAAPLVSHIPLAALAGVLIATAIRMVEVSALAALARASRSDGLVMALTAATTVLLDLVTAVLVGLVVAGGLALRRIAQAVRLDRVPLDTGDHHAEEQALLAEHIVAYRLDGPLFFAAAHRFLLELSEVADVRVVILRMSRVSTIDASGALVLRDVVQRLERRGITVYLSGIRDGHHKALTAYGLLPRLSGLDRIFRDTPEAIAAARQIIGADR from the coding sequence ATGAGCGCCGTGGCCGGGGCGCGCCGGCTGCTGCCGCAGGCCGCCGATTGGCGGGCGGTCCGCCGGCAACCGGGCCGGGACCTGCTCGCCGGACTCACCGTGGCAGTCGTGGCCCTGCCACTCGCCCTCGGCTTCGGTGTCGCCTCCGGCCTGGGCGCCGCCGCCGGGCTGATCACCGCTGTCGTCGCCGGTGCCCTCGCGGCGGTCTTCGGCGGGTCGAACCTGCAGGTCTCCGGACCCACCGGGGCCATGACGGTGGTGCTGGTGCCGATCGTGGCGCAGTTCGGTCCGGGCGGGGTGCTCACCGTCGGGCTACTGGCCGGGCTGATCCTGATCGTGCTGGCCTTGGCCAGAGCCGGACAGGCTGTCCGCTACCTTCCGGCCCCGGTGATCGAGGGCTTCACTGCCGGCATCGCCGGGGTGATCCTGCTGCAGCAGATTCCGGCCGCGCTCGGCGTGGACGTCCACGGCGAACGGGTGCTGACGCTGGCCGGGCAGGCGGTGGCGGCGTTCGTCAGGCAACCACAGTGGCCGTCCCTGCTGATCGCCCTCACCGTGGCCGCCGCGATGCTGGCCGGCGCACGGTGGCGCCCCACCGTGCCGTTCTCCCTGCTCGCGGTCGCGGTGGTGACCCTCGCGACAGTCCTGTCCAGGCTACCGGTGGCGACCATCGGCGCCTTGCCGGCCACCCTGCCCGCGCCGTCGCTGGCGTTCCTGGACCCGGCGGCGGTGCCAGCGCTGGCCAGTGCCGCGATCGCGGTCGCCGCGCTGGCCGCGTTGGAGAGCCTGCTGTCGGCCACCGTCGCGGACGGCATGTCGGTCGGGCAACGACACGATCCGGACCGGGAACTGTTCGGCCAGGGCGTGGCCAACCTGGTCACGCCGCTGTTCGGCGGCGTGCCGGCCACCGCGGCGATCGCCCGGACGGCGGTCAACGTCCGGGCCGGGGCCGGCTCCCGGTTGGCCGCGCTGTCGCACGCGCTCATCCTCGCCCTGATCCTGCTGGTGGCGGCCCCGCTGGTCAGCCACATACCGCTGGCCGCGCTGGCCGGGGTGCTGATCGCCACCGCCATCCGGATGGTCGAGGTGAGCGCGCTGGCCGCGCTGGCCCGCGCCTCGCGATCCGACGGGCTGGTGATGGCGCTCACCGCGGCGACCACCGTACTGCTGGACCTGGTCACCGCGGTGCTGGTGGGCCTGGTCGTGGCCGGCGGGCTGGCGCTGCGCAGGATCGCCCAGGCGGTACGGCTGGACCGGGTGCCGCTGGACACCGGCGACCACCACGCCGAGGAGCAGGCGCTACTGGCCGAGCACATCGTCGCGTACCGACTGGACGGGCCGTTGTTCTTCGCCGCCGCGCACCGGTTCCTGCTGGAGCTTTCCGAGGTCGCCGACGTCCGGGTGGTGATCCTGCGGATGTCCCGCGTGTCCACCATCGACGCCTCCGGCGCGTTGGTGCTGCGCGACGTGGTGCAGCGGCTGGAGCGGCGGGGCATCACCGTCTACCTGTCCGGGATCCGGGACGGACACCACAAGGCGCTCACCGCGTACGGGCTGCTGCCCCGGCTGAGCGGACTCGACCGGATCTTCCGCGACACGCCGGAGGCCATCGCCGCCGCCCGGCAGATCATCGGGGCGGACCGATAG
- a CDS encoding metallophosphoesterase, with the protein MSRPIWQFTAIVAVLTLLMGAAAPSGASAGTGADPVLLTEPFLQSPAKNSVRVVWLTEFAGRHHVVVVGHRAGELNRAELRAAATGGKIRGVRVFRARTGELSRVAEDTASQIPDPPTQITRRHIWRHEATVRGLGVGSRTPYRVVSIERGALVASDTYTLAPAAAPGQAQQILLTSDHQSMPNTPANLQKAVETVGRIDAVFLAGDLVNVPDRASEWFDDQRGGAFFPALQGRASRTVNGVTWTGGEILQHAPIFPAIGNHEVQGRSGLPTLNESFNAPVPREVAEAAYRKVARQVNPRNNRKIKERWILENSFNTETYEEIFSLPTSGPGGERWYATTVGDVRLISLYATRIWRGTGIAADPANWQRTRYTEAPATTDDLLAQGWGSHIFEKIGIGSRQYRWLQREVASRQFRDAKYTVVMLHEGPHGLGDNVNPPFTDPVRTEETDAAGNTLVRYDYPRADNVLTRDVAPLLESAGVDLVLNGHSHLWNRFTAASGTHYLETSNVGNSYGAFHPLSGRSRPVPPAPWNPDNYLAQGNPGGLEPQVPTVAPLTDPAGTPLPFVQSNDYSVFSVLDTGTGEVTSYRYDMRTPDVAPVVLDRFPLGA; encoded by the coding sequence GTGTCCAGACCGATCTGGCAGTTCACCGCGATCGTCGCGGTCCTGACCCTACTGATGGGCGCGGCGGCGCCGTCCGGGGCGAGCGCCGGCACCGGCGCCGACCCGGTCCTGCTCACCGAACCGTTCCTGCAGTCCCCGGCGAAGAACTCCGTCCGGGTCGTCTGGTTGACCGAGTTCGCCGGTCGGCACCACGTCGTGGTGGTCGGCCACCGGGCCGGCGAGCTCAACCGGGCCGAGCTGCGGGCCGCCGCCACCGGCGGCAAGATCCGGGGGGTACGGGTGTTCCGGGCCCGGACCGGCGAGTTGTCCCGGGTGGCGGAGGACACCGCCTCGCAGATCCCGGACCCGCCGACGCAGATCACCCGGCGGCACATCTGGCGGCACGAGGCGACCGTACGCGGGCTCGGCGTGGGCAGCCGGACGCCGTACCGGGTGGTGTCGATCGAGCGTGGCGCGCTGGTCGCTTCCGACACGTACACCCTGGCGCCGGCCGCCGCCCCCGGCCAGGCGCAGCAGATCCTGCTGACCAGCGACCACCAGTCGATGCCGAACACCCCGGCGAATTTGCAGAAGGCGGTCGAAACGGTCGGCCGGATCGACGCGGTGTTCCTCGCCGGCGACCTGGTGAACGTCCCGGACCGGGCCTCGGAGTGGTTCGACGACCAGCGCGGCGGGGCGTTCTTCCCGGCGCTGCAGGGGCGGGCGTCGCGGACGGTCAACGGGGTCACCTGGACCGGCGGTGAGATCCTGCAGCACGCGCCGATCTTCCCGGCGATCGGCAACCACGAGGTGCAGGGCCGCAGCGGCCTGCCGACGCTGAACGAGTCGTTCAACGCACCGGTGCCGCGTGAGGTGGCCGAGGCGGCGTACCGCAAGGTCGCCCGGCAGGTGAACCCCCGGAACAACCGCAAGATCAAGGAACGCTGGATCCTGGAGAACTCGTTCAACACCGAGACCTACGAGGAGATCTTCTCCCTGCCGACCAGCGGACCCGGCGGGGAGCGCTGGTACGCGACGACCGTCGGTGACGTCCGGCTGATCTCGCTGTACGCCACCCGGATCTGGCGGGGCACCGGCATCGCCGCCGACCCGGCGAACTGGCAGCGGACCCGGTACACCGAGGCTCCGGCGACCACCGACGACCTGCTCGCCCAGGGCTGGGGTTCGCACATCTTCGAGAAGATCGGCATCGGCAGCCGGCAGTACCGGTGGTTGCAGCGTGAGGTGGCCAGCCGGCAGTTCCGGGACGCGAAGTACACGGTAGTGATGCTGCACGAGGGCCCACACGGGCTGGGCGACAACGTCAACCCGCCGTTCACCGACCCGGTGCGCACCGAGGAGACCGACGCCGCCGGCAACACACTGGTCCGGTACGACTACCCGCGCGCGGACAACGTGCTGACCCGCGACGTCGCCCCGCTGCTGGAGTCCGCCGGGGTGGACCTGGTGCTCAACGGTCACTCACACCTGTGGAACCGGTTCACCGCCGCCTCCGGCACCCACTACCTGGAGACTTCCAACGTGGGCAACTCGTACGGCGCGTTCCACCCGCTGTCGGGCCGGTCCCGGCCGGTCCCGCCGGCGCCGTGGAATCCGGACAACTACCTGGCCCAGGGCAACCCGGGCGGGCTGGAGCCGCAGGTGCCGACGGTCGCGCCGCTCACCGACCCGGCCGGTACGCCGTTGCCGTTCGTGCAGAGCAACGACTACTCGGTGTTCAGCGTCCTGGACACCGGCACCGGCGAGGTGACCAGCTACCGCTACGACATGCGTACCCCGGATGTTGCGCCGGTCGTGCTGGACCGGTTCCCGCTCGGCGCCTGA
- a CDS encoding carbohydrate ABC transporter permease, with amino-acid sequence MSSSLSPRAKLALYGVLLVLAVPFVFPTWWMVTSSVKPVSQIFAFPPALWPTDISFAAYRDVFTLQPFARQYWNSAYIAAVVTVGTLAVSSLAGYAFARIRFRGQHALFLLVLLGLLIPSEVTIVPLFQMFNRLGLIDTHWPLILVPIFGAPSVLATFIMRQFFIALPGELEEAARVDGLGRFATFWRIALPLARPALGAVAIFTFLHSWNLYLEPIVFLSTPEKFTLPQALTQFVDAYGGPMWNVQLSAASLTAIPVLIVFVIAQRQFIEGLAHTGLKG; translated from the coding sequence ATGAGCAGTAGCCTCTCGCCGCGGGCGAAGCTCGCCCTGTACGGCGTACTGCTGGTCCTCGCCGTGCCGTTCGTCTTCCCCACCTGGTGGATGGTCACCTCGTCGGTGAAGCCGGTGAGCCAGATCTTCGCCTTTCCGCCGGCGCTGTGGCCGACCGACATCAGCTTCGCCGCCTACCGTGACGTGTTCACCCTGCAGCCGTTCGCCCGGCAGTACTGGAACAGCGCCTACATCGCCGCCGTGGTCACCGTCGGCACCCTGGCTGTGTCGTCGCTGGCCGGCTACGCGTTCGCCCGGATCCGGTTCCGGGGCCAGCACGCGCTGTTCCTGCTGGTGCTGCTCGGCCTGCTGATCCCCAGCGAGGTGACGATCGTCCCGCTGTTCCAGATGTTCAACCGGTTGGGCCTGATCGACACCCACTGGCCGCTGATCCTGGTGCCGATCTTCGGCGCACCGAGCGTGCTGGCCACCTTCATCATGCGGCAGTTCTTCATCGCGCTGCCCGGCGAGTTGGAGGAGGCGGCCCGGGTCGACGGGCTCGGCCGGTTCGCCACCTTCTGGCGGATCGCGCTGCCGTTGGCCCGCCCGGCGCTGGGTGCGGTGGCGATCTTCACCTTCCTGCACAGCTGGAACCTCTACCTGGAGCCGATCGTGTTCCTGTCCACCCCGGAGAAGTTCACCCTGCCGCAGGCGTTGACCCAGTTCGTCGACGCGTACGGCGGGCCGATGTGGAACGTGCAGCTGTCGGCGGCGTCGCTGACCGCGATCCCGGTGCTCATCGTTTTCGTCATCGCCCAGCGGCAGTTCATCGAGGGCCTGGCACACACCGGCCTCAAGGGTTAG
- a CDS encoding SDR family oxidoreductase, which yields MNRTILVTGARRGIGAALATGLAAPGTTLVLHHLAAADEAEAVAGRCRAAGAHARIVEADLSVPAEVLALAEAAGPVDVLVNNAARASNVWIDELPLAEWEATFAVNVTAPMLLSQALAAGMRDRGGGRIINVTSATVRLGGPSGPSYVSSKAALVGLTRSLARAFGPDGTTVNAISPGAIRTEGERELAGNAPVDEAAVDAAILHRQAVQRRLDPDDIVSTVRFLASPHSGAVTGQVIEVGGGLVHR from the coding sequence ATGAATCGGACGATCCTGGTTACCGGGGCCCGACGCGGCATCGGCGCGGCCCTCGCGACCGGTCTCGCCGCGCCGGGGACGACCCTGGTGCTGCACCACCTGGCCGCCGCCGACGAGGCGGAGGCCGTCGCCGGACGGTGCCGGGCGGCCGGCGCGCACGCCCGGATCGTCGAGGCGGACCTGTCGGTCCCCGCCGAGGTGCTGGCCCTGGCCGAGGCGGCCGGACCGGTCGACGTACTGGTCAACAACGCGGCGCGGGCGTCCAATGTCTGGATCGACGAGTTGCCGCTGGCCGAATGGGAGGCGACGTTCGCGGTCAACGTCACCGCCCCGATGCTGCTCAGCCAGGCGTTAGCGGCGGGGATGCGGGACCGTGGCGGCGGCCGGATCATCAACGTCACCTCGGCCACGGTCCGCCTGGGCGGCCCGTCCGGGCCGTCGTACGTGTCGAGCAAGGCGGCGCTGGTCGGTCTCACCCGTTCGCTGGCCCGCGCGTTCGGGCCCGACGGCACGACGGTCAACGCGATCTCGCCGGGCGCGATCCGTACCGAGGGCGAACGGGAACTCGCCGGGAACGCCCCGGTCGACGAGGCCGCGGTTGACGCCGCGATCCTGCACCGGCAGGCGGTGCAGCGCCGACTCGACCCTGACGACATCGTCTCCACCGTCCGCTTCCTGGCCAGCCCTCACTCCGGTGCGGTCACCGGTCAGGTGATCGAGGTCGGTGGCGGGCTGGTACACCGCTGA
- a CDS encoding sugar ABC transporter permease, giving the protein MPARSTAVARPAWWTTRRRDQAAGYLFVTPQLIGTALFVLVPLGLVGWYSLHEWNVLAGTFEFTGAANYRQLADDPGLPGVLRATVLFSVGLVLVNLSLALLLAVLLNQRLRGTVVFRTLFFSPVVVSLVAWTIVWRFLLQADGGVNGVLDTIGVDGPNWLRGEATAMIAVIVVQVVKNVGLNMVLFLAALQGVPGELYEAARVDGASQWTRFRRITVPLISPTILLTSIITVVGSLQVFAQIAVLTQGGPGNSTTVLVYYLYQQAFQFHHFGYGATLSVLLFGIVLVLTVVQWQMRRRWVFHEQ; this is encoded by the coding sequence ATGCCGGCCCGGTCGACGGCGGTGGCCCGGCCCGCCTGGTGGACCACCCGGCGTCGGGACCAGGCGGCCGGCTACCTGTTCGTCACCCCGCAGTTGATCGGCACCGCGCTGTTCGTGCTGGTGCCGTTGGGCCTGGTCGGCTGGTACAGCCTGCACGAGTGGAACGTGCTGGCCGGCACGTTCGAGTTCACCGGAGCGGCCAACTACCGGCAGCTCGCCGACGACCCCGGCCTGCCCGGCGTGCTGCGGGCGACCGTGCTGTTCTCGGTCGGCCTGGTGCTGGTCAATCTGAGCCTGGCGCTACTGCTCGCGGTGCTGCTCAACCAACGGCTGCGCGGCACCGTCGTGTTCCGGACGCTGTTCTTTTCGCCGGTGGTGGTGTCACTGGTCGCCTGGACCATCGTCTGGCGGTTCCTGCTGCAGGCCGACGGCGGCGTCAACGGCGTGCTCGACACGATCGGCGTCGACGGGCCCAACTGGCTGCGCGGCGAGGCCACCGCGATGATCGCGGTGATCGTCGTGCAGGTGGTCAAGAACGTCGGACTCAACATGGTGCTGTTTCTGGCCGCGCTGCAGGGCGTGCCGGGCGAACTGTACGAGGCCGCCCGGGTCGACGGCGCCAGTCAGTGGACCCGGTTCCGGCGGATCACCGTACCGCTGATCAGCCCGACCATCCTGCTCACCTCGATCATCACGGTGGTCGGGTCGTTGCAGGTGTTCGCGCAGATCGCGGTGCTCACCCAGGGCGGGCCGGGCAACTCGACCACGGTCCTCGTCTACTACCTCTACCAGCAGGCGTTCCAGTTCCATCACTTCGGCTACGGGGCGACCCTGTCGGTGCTGCTGTTCGGCATCGTGCTGGTCCTGACCGTGGTGCAGTGGCAGATGCGTAGGAGATGGGTGTTCCATGAGCAGTAG
- a CDS encoding snapalysin family zinc-dependent metalloprotease translates to MPRQGTVRAILATVTAILSLIGVQVVATAPASAAMTTIYYDASRAGQFATNFAQAAQIWNSSVDNVRLQPGSPASVVIYVDSGWPRAYVTRLGAGRIYMGTQAVDQGYDRTRIATHEWGHILGLPDRRTGLCSDLMSGSSAPVSCRNAYPSAAEAARVDQLFARAAATVTDASTAGRSYVWAGN, encoded by the coding sequence ATGCCGAGACAAGGCACCGTCCGGGCGATCCTCGCGACGGTCACCGCCATCCTCTCGCTGATCGGTGTCCAGGTCGTGGCCACCGCGCCGGCCTCGGCCGCGATGACCACGATCTACTACGACGCCAGCCGCGCCGGCCAGTTCGCGACCAACTTCGCCCAGGCCGCGCAGATCTGGAACAGCAGCGTGGACAACGTCCGGCTGCAGCCGGGCAGCCCGGCGTCGGTCGTGATCTACGTCGACAGCGGCTGGCCCCGGGCGTACGTCACCCGGCTGGGCGCCGGCCGCATCTACATGGGTACCCAGGCGGTGGACCAGGGCTACGACCGGACCCGGATCGCCACCCACGAGTGGGGACACATCCTCGGGCTGCCGGACCGGCGTACCGGGCTGTGCTCCGACCTGATGTCCGGCAGCAGCGCGCCGGTGTCCTGCCGCAACGCCTACCCGAGTGCCGCCGAGGCGGCCCGGGTCGACCAACTGTTCGCCCGCGCCGCCGCGACGGTCACCGACGCCTCCACCGCCGGCCGGTCCTACGTCTGGGCCGGCAACTGA